The following coding sequences lie in one Lolium perenne isolate Kyuss_39 chromosome 2, Kyuss_2.0, whole genome shotgun sequence genomic window:
- the LOC127328609 gene encoding uncharacterized protein — MHEMAPSKSSVAFLLVVLAAALLQPSAAIRAQPVKVKPACVPFKPPQSVTPSPPPPAASLPSFPAPSVPASPSSPAPTPSPPQQPATPVAPATPPSPQLPTTPAVAPATPPPPQTPATPVTPATPPPPPAQPTECLTPLMGLMPCMGFLTDTTVPTPPATCCGAFKSLVDNAPICLCHGLNGDINKIMPAPMNFMRMMSLPGSCNVPLPMQALAQCSCKS; from the coding sequence ATGCACGAGATGGCGCCGTCCAAGTCCAGCGTCGCCTTCCTCCTCGTGGTGCTCGCGGCCGCGCTGCTGCAGCCGTCGGCCGCTATCAGAGCCCAACCAGTCAAAGTCAAGCCCGCCTGCGTCCCATTTAAGCCACCTCAATCTGTTACCCCGTCGCCACCTCCCCCTGCAGCTTCCCTGCCGAGCTTCCCAGCCCCATCTGTCCCTGCTTCCCCGAGCTCGCCGGCGCCTACACCATCGCCGCCACAGCAACCCGCCACGCCGGTCGCACCCGCTACCCCGCCGTCGCCACAGCTACCCACCACCCCAGCAGTAGCGCCCGCTACCCCGCCGCCGCCACAGACACCCGCCACCCCGGTCACGCCCGCtaccccgccgcctccgcctgcgcaGCCCACGGAGTGCCTGACGCCGCTGATGGGGCTGATGCCATGCATGGGCTTCCTCACCGATACCACCGTGCCGACGCCCCCGGCCACGTGCTGCGGCGCTTTCAAGTCGCTCGTGGACAAcgcccccatctgcctctgccacgGCCTCAACGGCGACATCAACAAGATCATGCCCGCGCCCATGAATTTCATGCGCATGATGTCGCTCCCGGGAAGCTGCAACGTGCCGCTGCCGATGCAGGCGCTTGCCCAGTGCTCCTGTAAGTCATAG